A genomic stretch from Coffea arabica cultivar ET-39 chromosome 10c, Coffea Arabica ET-39 HiFi, whole genome shotgun sequence includes:
- the LOC113714540 gene encoding cytokinin riboside 5'-monophosphate phosphoribohydrolase LOG1 isoform X2 has product MENNHQSQPLQPTKASRFKRVCVFCGSSPGKNPSYQLAAIQLANQLVERNIDLVYGGGSIGLMGLVSQAVFNGGRHVLGVIPITLMPREITGETVGEVRPVTGMHQRKAEMARLADAFIALPGGYGTLEELLEVITWAQLGIHDKPVGLLNVEGYYNSLLSFIDKAVDEGFISPSARHIIVSAQTAHELMSKLEEYVPKHNGVASKLSWEMEQQLVYTTKSDIAR; this is encoded by the exons ATGGAAAACAACCACCAATCCCAACCTCTGCAGCCCACCAAAGCCTCCAGATTCAAGCGCGTATGTGTTTTTTGTGGCAGCAGTCCTGGCAAGAATCCCAGTTACCAGCTGGCTGCTATTCAGCTCGCCAATCAGCtg GTTGAAAGGAACATTGACCTTGTTTATGGAGGTGGAAGCATTGGGTTGATGGGATTAGTCTCCCAAGCTGTCTTCAATGGTGGCCGCCACGTGTTAGG gGTGATTCCCATAACGCTTATGCCCAGAGAG ATAACTGGAGAGACTGTTGGAGAAGTGAGGCCTGTGACTGGAATGCACCAAAGAAAAGCTGAAATGGCTCGACTGGCAGACGCATTTATAGCCTTACCTG GTGGCTACGGCACCTTGGAGGAGCTCCTAGAAGTTATCACTTGGGCTCAGCTGGGGATCCATGACAAACCG GTAGGTTTGCTGAATGTGGAGGGGTATTATAATTCCCTTTTGTCTTTCATAGACAAAGCTGTGGATGAGGGCTTCATTAGTCCCTCTGCTCGTCATATAATCGTTTCTGCCCAAACTGCTCATGAGCTCATGTCCAAGCTTGAG GAGTATGTTCCAAAGCATAACGGGGTTGCTTCCAAGCTAAGCTGGGAGATGGAGCAGCAATTGGTATACACAACAAAATCGGACATTGCTCGTTGA
- the LOC113714540 gene encoding cytokinin riboside 5'-monophosphate phosphoribohydrolase LOG1 isoform X1 → MENNHQSQPLQPTKASRFKRVCVFCGSSPGKNPSYQLAAIQLANQLVERNIDLVYGGGSIGLMGLVSQAVFNGGRHVLGVIPITLMPREITGETVGEVRPVTGMHQRKAEMARLADAFIALPGGYGTLEELLEVITWAQLGIHDKPVGLLNVEGYYNSLLSFIDKAVDEGFISPSARHIIVSAQTAHELMSKLEQEYVPKHNGVASKLSWEMEQQLVYTTKSDIAR, encoded by the exons ATGGAAAACAACCACCAATCCCAACCTCTGCAGCCCACCAAAGCCTCCAGATTCAAGCGCGTATGTGTTTTTTGTGGCAGCAGTCCTGGCAAGAATCCCAGTTACCAGCTGGCTGCTATTCAGCTCGCCAATCAGCtg GTTGAAAGGAACATTGACCTTGTTTATGGAGGTGGAAGCATTGGGTTGATGGGATTAGTCTCCCAAGCTGTCTTCAATGGTGGCCGCCACGTGTTAGG gGTGATTCCCATAACGCTTATGCCCAGAGAG ATAACTGGAGAGACTGTTGGAGAAGTGAGGCCTGTGACTGGAATGCACCAAAGAAAAGCTGAAATGGCTCGACTGGCAGACGCATTTATAGCCTTACCTG GTGGCTACGGCACCTTGGAGGAGCTCCTAGAAGTTATCACTTGGGCTCAGCTGGGGATCCATGACAAACCG GTAGGTTTGCTGAATGTGGAGGGGTATTATAATTCCCTTTTGTCTTTCATAGACAAAGCTGTGGATGAGGGCTTCATTAGTCCCTCTGCTCGTCATATAATCGTTTCTGCCCAAACTGCTCATGAGCTCATGTCCAAGCTTGAG CAGGAGTATGTTCCAAAGCATAACGGGGTTGCTTCCAAGCTAAGCTGGGAGATGGAGCAGCAATTGGTATACACAACAAAATCGGACATTGCTCGTTGA